A genomic window from Silene latifolia isolate original U9 population chromosome 11, ASM4854445v1, whole genome shotgun sequence includes:
- the LOC141613092 gene encoding uncharacterized protein LOC141613092, giving the protein MGVWDGLGLEIMKEVGFEQAREWGEVVMESCMEECVVLMTGCWEIWEARNRMICEGVRVGVRDVLRRVGELIEEMGGVESRHETDSEGSVVVSGWRRPRQGWNNINVDAGMVARMGMGLEAVCRDDEGKVRWGVTMQRLEVRDPQVLEAEGIILGLSEAKRDGLSRVEIESDCLNVIEDLKMTRRGRSDIFLVYDDIFDLCASFESVKFLFIRRTFNGGVHELAHVWPCVWSRSCSAQSLKIARVVLPLRALRFLICTHVFSFLFLVSFSTPRLATSCVSNLGVSHLV; this is encoded by the coding sequence ATGGGTGTATGGGATGGGCTGGGACTGGAGATAATGAAGGAAGTCGGATTTGAGCAGGCGAGGGAGTGGGGAGAGGTAGTTATGGAGTCGTGTATGGAAGAATGTGTGGTGTTGATGACTGGATGTTGGGAAATTTGGGAAGCTAGAAATAGAATGATCTGTGAGGGTGTAAGGGTGGGTGTGAGGGATGTGTTAAGGAGAGTAGGGGAGCTCATTGAGGAGATGGGGGGTGTGGAGTCGAGGCATGAGACGGATAGTGAAGGGAGTGTGGTAGTTAGTGGGTGGAGAAGACCGAGGCAAGGGTGGAATAACATTAATGTTGACGCGGGAATGGTGGCAAGAATGGGTATGGGGTTAGAGGCCGTGTGTAGGGACGATGAGGGGAAAGTGAGGTGGGGGGTGACGATGCAGAGGCTAGAAGTCCGGGATCCTCAAGTCCTCGAAGCGGAAGGAATTATTTTGGGACTGAGTGAAGCGAAGCGGGACGGTTTATCAAGAGTGGAAATCGAAAGTGATTGTCTGAATGTGATTGAAGATTTGAAGATGACTAGAAGAGGCCGCAGTGATATTTTCCTTGTCTATGACGACATTTTTGATTTATGTGCTTCTTTTGAGTCTGTTAAGTTTTTGTTTATTAGGCGTACTTTTAATGGGGGGGTTCATGAGTTAGCTCATGTGTGGCCATGTGTATGGAGCCGCAGTTGTAGCGCACAATCCCTAAAAATTGCGCGCGTAGTCCTTCCACTTCGAGCCCTTAGATTTCTTATTTGTACTCATgtattttcatttctgtttttagtttcatttagtaCTCCAAGACTAGCTACTTCCTGCGTGTCAAATCTTGGAGTCTCGCATTTAGTTTAA